The proteins below are encoded in one region of Citrobacter enshiensis:
- a CDS encoding peptide ABC transporter substrate-binding protein, whose protein sequence is MKLSVSVTCCALLVSSIFQTHAADVPNGTVLAEKQELVRHIKDEPASLDPAKAVGLPEIQVIRDLFEGLVNQNDKGEIIPGVATQWKTNDNRVWTFTLRDNAKWADGSPVTAQDFVYSWQRLVDPKTLSPFAWFAALAGINNAQAIIDGKATPDKLGVTAVDARTLKVQLDKPLPWFANLTANFAFYPVQKANVESGKDWTKPGHLIGNGAYVLKDRVVNEKLVVEPNTYYWDNAKTVIQKVTFLPINQESSATKRYLAGDIDITESFPKNLYQKLLKDIPGQVYTPPQLGTYYYAFNTQKGPTADSRVRLALSMTIDRRIMAEKVLGTGEKPAWHFTPDVTAGFTPEPSPFEQMSQEELNAQAKTLLRAAGYGPNRPLNLTLLYNTSENHQKIAIAVASMWKKNLGVDVKLQNQEWKTYIDSRNTGNFDVIRASWVGDYNEPSTFLSLLTSTHSGNISRFNNPAYDKVLTQATLENTAQARNADYNAAEKILMEQAPIAPIYQYTNGRLIKPWLKGYPITNPEDVAYSRTLYIVKH, encoded by the coding sequence ATGAAGCTCTCTGTTTCAGTAACCTGTTGTGCGCTGTTGGTTAGCAGCATCTTTCAGACACATGCTGCGGATGTTCCCAACGGAACGGTACTGGCAGAAAAACAAGAGCTGGTGCGCCACATCAAAGATGAGCCTGCCTCGCTTGATCCAGCTAAAGCCGTTGGATTGCCGGAGATTCAGGTGATTCGTGACCTGTTTGAAGGTCTGGTCAATCAAAACGACAAAGGTGAAATTATTCCGGGTGTCGCCACCCAGTGGAAGACCAATGACAACCGTGTCTGGACGTTTACCCTGCGCGACAATGCCAAATGGGCTGACGGTAGCCCTGTCACGGCGCAAGATTTTGTGTATAGCTGGCAGCGTCTGGTGGATCCGAAGACACTTTCACCGTTCGCCTGGTTTGCGGCGCTGGCAGGAATTAATAATGCGCAGGCCATTATCGATGGGAAAGCCACGCCAGATAAACTGGGCGTGACTGCCGTTGATGCGCGAACCTTAAAAGTCCAGTTGGATAAACCGTTACCCTGGTTTGCGAATCTGACCGCTAACTTTGCCTTTTATCCGGTGCAGAAAGCCAACGTAGAGAGTGGAAAGGACTGGACTAAACCAGGCCATTTGATCGGCAACGGCGCTTACGTTTTAAAAGATCGCGTGGTCAATGAAAAGCTGGTCGTCGAGCCGAACACGTATTACTGGGATAATGCGAAAACCGTCATCCAAAAAGTGACGTTCCTGCCAATTAACCAGGAATCATCGGCGACCAAACGCTATCTGGCGGGTGATATTGATATCACGGAGTCCTTCCCGAAAAATCTGTATCAGAAATTGCTGAAGGATATTCCAGGTCAGGTTTATACCCCGCCGCAGCTGGGCACCTATTATTATGCCTTTAACACACAAAAAGGTCCTACCGCGGATTCTCGTGTGCGCCTGGCATTAAGCATGACCATCGACCGGCGTATTATGGCTGAAAAAGTGTTGGGCACCGGGGAAAAACCGGCCTGGCATTTTACCCCGGACGTCACGGCCGGATTTACACCTGAACCTTCACCGTTTGAGCAAATGAGTCAGGAAGAACTGAATGCTCAGGCAAAAACGCTACTGCGTGCGGCGGGCTATGGTCCAAATCGTCCGTTAAATCTGACGTTGCTGTATAACACGTCTGAAAATCATCAAAAAATTGCGATTGCCGTGGCATCAATGTGGAAGAAAAACCTCGGCGTGGATGTGAAGCTGCAAAACCAGGAATGGAAAACCTATATCGATAGCCGTAATACCGGTAATTTTGATGTGATCCGTGCGTCCTGGGTTGGGGATTACAACGAACCGTCTACTTTCCTCTCGCTGCTGACCTCAACGCATTCCGGTAATATTTCTCGTTTCAACAACCCGGCATACGATAAGGTTCTGACTCAGGCAACCCTGGAAAATACCGCGCAGGCGCGTAATGCGGATTACAATGCCGCAGAAAAAATCCTGATGGAGCAGGCGCCGATTGCGCCGATTTATCAGTACACCAATGGCCGTTTAATTAAACCGTGGCTTAAAGGTTATCCCATTACGAACCCGGAAGACGTAGCCTACAGCCGGACCCTGTATATTGTGAAACACTGA
- a CDS encoding DJ-1/PfpI family protein codes for MGKKILMLVGDYAEDYETMVPFQALQMIGHQVDAVCPDKTKGDYIMTAIHDFDGAQTYSEKPGHRFILNADFAAAEEKNYDALLIPGGRAPEYLRLNDKALKLVQAFDAAGKPIAAVCHGAQLLAAAGILKGRTCSAYPACAPEVRLSGGQYADIGIDQAHVDGNLVTAPAWPAHPQWLAKFAELLQQ; via the coding sequence ATGGGCAAGAAGATTCTAATGCTGGTGGGTGATTACGCTGAAGATTACGAAACCATGGTGCCGTTTCAGGCATTGCAGATGATTGGTCATCAGGTTGATGCGGTCTGCCCTGACAAAACCAAAGGCGACTATATCATGACGGCGATTCATGATTTTGATGGTGCCCAAACCTACAGCGAGAAACCCGGTCACCGTTTTATTCTCAACGCCGATTTTGCGGCGGCTGAAGAAAAAAATTATGACGCGCTGTTGATCCCCGGTGGGCGTGCGCCGGAATATCTGCGCTTAAATGATAAAGCCCTCAAACTAGTGCAGGCGTTTGACGCGGCGGGTAAACCTATTGCCGCCGTTTGCCACGGCGCCCAATTGCTGGCTGCCGCCGGAATACTGAAAGGACGCACCTGCAGTGCCTACCCGGCCTGTGCGCCGGAAGTCCGGCTCAGCGGCGGGCAGTATGCTGACATCGGTATCGACCAGGCACATGTTGACGGCAATCTGGTCACGGCACCCGCCTGGCCCGCACATCCGCAATGGTTGGCGAAATTTGCTGAACTATTGCAGCAGTAA
- a CDS encoding ParB/Srx family N-terminal domain-containing protein produces the protein MTGYWWKDLFDRNNHWQGLALTVREDSGVGQAVDMLSGHHGRMALTLYGETLFWASMLKDHSGVWVVLNTDYAGRRDLLPPVRSDDIEFIKCKQQGDWTGEWCRYFARQLMNAPVPLLSARRWLLRPMSATGRSAPYSCQQPVAVKNWRFESPESSGNFGCHWTLYGEDFPDLVNPDSVTFVDWWWGGNLLLGRYSLQPGTGRLKWWRKKCREGTLPPILVWYIAGLGSFVILDGHYRLQAAIEEGIPPEFLVISELNERELSAPPEELTRIVRALEKQQQNPGCNTEGINQTLINLYDTRYLYAATHSRAILGEGAAWAKELEDYLRRHKLDAYLAKITDRVND, from the coding sequence ATGACAGGATATTGGTGGAAAGACCTTTTTGATCGAAATAACCACTGGCAGGGTTTAGCGCTGACGGTGCGGGAAGATTCGGGGGTAGGGCAGGCCGTCGATATGCTTAGTGGTCATCATGGTCGGATGGCGTTAACGCTTTATGGCGAGACACTGTTCTGGGCCTCTATGCTGAAAGATCACTCTGGCGTCTGGGTGGTATTGAATACCGATTACGCCGGACGGCGGGATTTATTACCTCCCGTGAGATCGGATGATATAGAGTTCATCAAATGCAAGCAGCAGGGGGACTGGACTGGAGAGTGGTGTCGTTATTTTGCCCGTCAATTGATGAATGCGCCTGTTCCGCTCCTGTCTGCGCGCCGTTGGTTGCTAAGGCCGATGTCAGCTACCGGACGCTCAGCGCCTTATTCCTGTCAGCAGCCCGTCGCTGTGAAAAACTGGCGCTTTGAATCGCCGGAGAGTAGCGGGAATTTCGGCTGTCACTGGACTCTTTATGGTGAAGATTTTCCCGATCTGGTCAATCCCGACAGCGTCACATTCGTCGACTGGTGGTGGGGCGGGAATTTGCTGCTCGGACGTTATTCCCTACAACCCGGTACCGGGCGTCTGAAATGGTGGCGCAAAAAATGCCGTGAGGGGACATTGCCGCCGATACTGGTCTGGTACATTGCCGGGCTGGGATCGTTTGTGATCCTGGATGGCCATTATCGCCTGCAGGCGGCTATAGAAGAGGGGATTCCTCCCGAGTTTCTGGTAATCAGTGAACTCAATGAGCGGGAATTGTCAGCGCCTCCTGAAGAGCTGACTCGTATTGTCCGGGCGCTGGAGAAACAGCAGCAAAACCCGGGCTGTAATACAGAAGGGATAAATCAGACGCTGATTAATCTGTACGATACCCGGTATCTGTACGCGGCAACCCACAGCCGTGCGATTCTCGGGGAAGGTGCCGCGTGGGCAAAAGAGCTGGAAGACTATTTACGTAGGCATAAGCTTGATGCGTATCTGGCGAAAATAACAGACCGGGTTAATGACTGA
- a CDS encoding mechanosensitive ion channel family protein gives MTADLILKNSFNLAVIFSCGAALIVMRFWLYRQLKWQKGFIFHAAQFFIYAIIIGTMGCIINNAIESYRLTFISASVIDFICTSLIALILTIKLFLVINQFEKAQIDKGRDVTSARIVSRIIKIAIIISIVLLYGEHFGMSLSGLLTFGGIGGIAVGMAGKDILSNFFSGIMLYFDRPFSIGDWIRSPDRNIEGTVAEIGWRITKINTFDHRPLYVPNSIFSSISVENPGRMTNRRIKTVIGLRYEDAGKVRDIVGAVRSMLQHHPDIDQKQTLLVYLNEFGDSSLNILVYCFSKTTVWKEWLAVQQDVYLNIIDIVQSHGADFAFPSQTLYIDEPEKISH, from the coding sequence ATGACTGCAGATCTCATTTTAAAAAATTCTTTCAATCTGGCGGTGATTTTCAGTTGTGGTGCCGCGCTGATAGTGATGCGATTTTGGCTTTACCGACAATTAAAATGGCAGAAAGGGTTTATTTTTCACGCTGCCCAGTTCTTTATTTACGCGATTATCATCGGCACGATGGGTTGCATCATCAATAATGCCATTGAGAGCTACAGGCTGACGTTCATTTCTGCCAGCGTGATCGACTTTATCTGCACCTCACTGATTGCGCTTATCCTGACGATAAAACTGTTTTTAGTGATCAACCAATTTGAGAAAGCGCAGATCGATAAAGGCCGGGATGTGACCAGCGCCAGGATCGTGTCGCGTATTATCAAGATCGCGATTATTATTTCGATCGTTTTATTGTACGGCGAGCACTTTGGCATGAGTTTATCCGGTCTGCTGACCTTTGGCGGGATCGGCGGTATCGCCGTCGGGATGGCGGGTAAAGATATTCTGAGTAACTTCTTTTCAGGCATCATGCTTTATTTCGACAGACCTTTTAGCATCGGCGACTGGATCCGTTCTCCCGACAGAAATATCGAAGGTACAGTGGCTGAAATTGGCTGGCGGATCACCAAAATTAATACATTCGACCACCGTCCATTGTACGTCCCGAACTCGATATTCTCTTCTATTAGCGTAGAAAATCCGGGCAGAATGACTAACAGGCGCATCAAAACGGTGATCGGGTTACGTTATGAGGATGCCGGGAAAGTCCGCGATATTGTTGGGGCGGTCAGAAGCATGCTTCAGCACCATCCTGATATTGACCAAAAGCAGACGCTGTTGGTGTATCTCAACGAGTTCGGAGACTCATCACTGAATATTCTGGTCTATTGTTTTAGCAAAACCACAGTATGGAAAGAATGGCTCGCGGTTCAGCAAGATGTTTATCTGAACATTATTGATATCGTGCAGAGCCACGGCGCAGATTTCGCGTTTCCCAGCCAGACGCTTTATATTGATGAGCCAGAAAAAATCAGTCATTAA
- a CDS encoding DUF2534 family protein: protein MIMTTLKTAKGKKFLLCLLGVFIIAASVVTRATIGGVIEQYDIPLSDWTTSMYAIQSSMIFVYSLVFTILLAIPLGIYFLGGEDKH from the coding sequence ATGATCATGACAACGCTGAAGACAGCAAAGGGGAAGAAGTTTCTGTTGTGCCTGCTGGGGGTATTTATTATCGCGGCGTCAGTGGTGACGCGTGCGACCATCGGAGGGGTGATAGAGCAATACGATATTCCGCTGTCTGACTGGACGACGTCAATGTATGCCATTCAATCTTCGATGATTTTCGTCTACAGCCTGGTCTTTACGATCTTACTGGCGATTCCGTTGGGGATCTATTTCCTGGGTGGCGAGGATAAACACTGA
- the uspE gene encoding universal stress protein UspE translates to MAMYQNMLVVIDPNQDDQPALRRAVYLHQRIGGTIKAFLPIYDFSYEMTTLLSPDERTAMRQGVISQRTAWIREQAKYYIDAGIPVDIKVVWHNRPFEAIIQEVVSSKHDLVLKMAHQHDRLEAVIFTPTDWHLLRKCPSPVWMVKDQPWPEGGKALVAVNLASEEQYHNALNEKLVKETIQLAEQVNHTEVHLVGAYPVTPINIAIELPEFDPSVYNDAIRGQHLLAMKALRQKFSINEDVTHVEKGLPEEVIPDLAEHLQAGIVVLGTVGRTGLSAAFLGNTAEQVIDHLRCDLLVIKPDQYQTPVELDDEEDD, encoded by the coding sequence ATGGCTATGTATCAAAACATGCTGGTGGTCATCGATCCGAACCAGGACGATCAACCAGCATTACGGCGAGCTGTTTATTTGCATCAACGGATTGGTGGCACAATCAAAGCCTTTCTGCCGATCTATGACTTTTCCTATGAGATGACTACCCTGCTGTCGCCTGATGAGCGCACGGCGATGCGTCAGGGCGTCATCAGCCAGCGAACAGCATGGATACGTGAACAAGCAAAATACTATATTGATGCAGGTATTCCTGTTGATATTAAAGTGGTCTGGCACAACCGTCCCTTTGAGGCGATCATCCAGGAAGTCGTCAGTAGCAAGCACGACCTGGTTCTGAAAATGGCGCACCAGCACGACCGACTGGAGGCCGTCATCTTTACCCCTACTGACTGGCATCTGTTACGGAAATGTCCAAGTCCGGTCTGGATGGTGAAAGATCAGCCCTGGCCTGAAGGGGGTAAAGCCCTTGTTGCGGTAAATCTGGCAAGTGAAGAACAGTACCATAATGCTCTGAACGAAAAACTGGTTAAAGAGACGATACAACTCGCAGAGCAGGTCAACCATACCGAAGTGCATTTGGTTGGCGCGTATCCTGTCACGCCTATCAATATTGCCATTGAGTTGCCTGAATTTGATCCGAGCGTTTATAACGATGCGATCCGTGGACAACATCTGCTGGCGATGAAAGCGCTGCGGCAAAAATTCAGTATTAATGAGGATGTCACGCACGTTGAAAAAGGCCTGCCGGAAGAAGTGATTCCTGATTTAGCAGAGCATCTGCAAGCGGGGATTGTGGTATTGGGTACGGTCGGACGCACGGGGCTCTCCGCAGCGTTCCTCGGTAATACGGCGGAACAGGTCATCGACCATCTGCGCTGTGACCTGCTGGTCATCAAACCCGACCAGTATCAGACGCCGGTTGAACTGGACGACGAAGAAGACGATTAA
- a CDS encoding YciI family protein, translating to MSIIYVVVLTYIKPLEDVDSQIPQHVEWLKQGYSDGVFLASGRRIPRNGGVILAKCDSIESLEERLSQDPFQKLNIAKAEIIPFEATMKAQFLESIF from the coding sequence ATGAGCATCATTTATGTTGTTGTTTTAACTTATATAAAACCACTTGAAGACGTTGATTCTCAAATCCCTCAACATGTCGAGTGGCTTAAGCAAGGTTACTCAGATGGTGTATTTCTTGCCTCGGGAAGGAGAATTCCCCGAAATGGCGGTGTGATTCTGGCAAAATGCGACAGCATTGAATCACTGGAAGAGCGTCTCAGCCAGGATCCCTTTCAAAAATTGAATATTGCTAAAGCTGAAATTATTCCCTTTGAAGCCACCATGAAAGCTCAGTTTCTGGAAAGTATTTTCTGA
- the fnr gene encoding fumarate/nitrate reduction transcriptional regulator Fnr, with protein MIPEKRIIRRIQSGGCAIHCQDCSISQLCIPFTLNEHELDQLDNIIERKKPIQKGQTLFKAGDELKSLYAIRSGTIKSYTITEQGDEQITGFHLAGDLVGFDAIGSGHHPSFAQALETSMVCEIPFETLDDLSGKMPNLRQQMMRLMSGEIKGDQDMILLLSKKNAEERLAAFIYNLSRRFAQRGFSPREFRLTMTRGDIGNYLGLTVETISRLLGRFQKSGMLAVKGKYITIENSDALAVLAGHTRNVA; from the coding sequence ATGATCCCGGAAAAGCGAATTATACGGCGCATTCAGTCTGGCGGTTGTGCTATCCATTGCCAGGATTGCAGCATCAGCCAGCTTTGCATCCCGTTCACACTTAACGAGCATGAGCTTGACCAGCTTGATAATATCATCGAGCGTAAAAAGCCTATTCAAAAAGGCCAGACGCTGTTCAAAGCAGGTGATGAGCTGAAGTCACTCTATGCTATCCGCTCCGGCACGATTAAGAGCTACACCATCACTGAACAAGGCGATGAGCAGATCACCGGTTTTCATCTCGCAGGGGATCTGGTCGGTTTTGACGCCATTGGTAGCGGTCATCACCCGAGTTTCGCTCAGGCGCTGGAAACCTCAATGGTATGCGAAATCCCGTTCGAGACGCTGGATGACCTGTCGGGCAAAATGCCGAATCTGCGTCAACAGATGATGCGTCTGATGAGTGGCGAGATCAAAGGCGATCAGGATATGATCCTGTTATTGTCGAAGAAAAATGCGGAAGAACGTCTGGCCGCCTTTATCTACAATCTGTCTCGCCGATTTGCGCAACGTGGTTTCTCACCGCGTGAATTCCGTCTGACCATGACGCGTGGCGATATCGGTAATTACCTCGGGTTAACGGTCGAAACCATTAGCCGTCTGCTGGGGCGTTTCCAGAAAAGCGGAATGCTGGCGGTCAAAGGTAAATATATTACGATTGAAAATAGCGATGCGCTGGCAGTTCTGGCGGGTCATACGCGTAACGTTGCCTAA
- the ogt gene encoding methylated-DNA--[protein]-cysteine S-methyltransferase translates to MLKLLQDNIATPLGPLWVICDEQFRLRAIEWEQHSDRMEQLLDIHYRSEGYERVVAKNPGGLSDKLSDYFAGNLSIIDTLETATGGTDFQREVWRALRSIPCGHVMHYGQLAEQLGRPGAARAVGAANGANPVSIVVPCHRVIGRNGTMTGYAGGVQRKEWLLRHEGYLLL, encoded by the coding sequence ATGCTGAAATTACTTCAAGACAACATTGCGACTCCGCTGGGGCCGCTGTGGGTGATTTGCGATGAACAATTTCGCCTGCGCGCTATCGAGTGGGAGCAACACAGCGACCGTATGGAGCAATTGCTGGATATTCATTATCGCAGCGAAGGGTACGAGCGTGTTGTCGCCAAAAATCCCGGCGGCCTGAGCGATAAGCTCTCTGACTATTTTGCGGGCAATCTCAGCATTATCGATACGCTGGAAACCGCCACCGGCGGCACCGATTTTCAACGTGAGGTGTGGCGGGCGCTACGGTCCATTCCGTGCGGACATGTTATGCATTACGGCCAGTTAGCCGAACAGTTAGGTCGCCCTGGTGCCGCACGCGCTGTCGGTGCCGCCAATGGCGCAAATCCTGTCAGTATTGTTGTGCCCTGCCATCGCGTTATTGGACGTAATGGCACGATGACCGGGTATGCTGGCGGCGTGCAGCGAAAAGAGTGGCTACTCCGCCATGAAGGTTACCTGCTACTTTAG
- the smrA gene encoding DNA endonuclease SmrA, translating into MNLDDTSLFLDAMEDVQPLKRCTDIHWQPTRNQRAPQRLDTLQLDNFLTTGYLDIIPLSQPLEFRREGLQQGVTDKLRLGKYSQQASLNLLRQPVEECRKMLFSFILQALQDGLRNVLIIHGKGREDRSHANVIRSYVARWLTEFDDVQAYCSALPHHGGSGACYVALRKTAQAKQENWERHAKRSR; encoded by the coding sequence ATGAACCTTGACGACACATCGCTATTTCTAGACGCCATGGAGGATGTCCAGCCGCTAAAGCGTTGCACGGATATACACTGGCAGCCCACGCGTAATCAGCGTGCACCGCAGCGTCTGGATACGCTCCAGCTTGATAATTTTCTCACCACCGGTTATTTGGATATTATCCCGCTCAGTCAACCGTTGGAATTTCGCCGGGAAGGTCTGCAGCAAGGGGTGACCGACAAACTGCGTTTAGGTAAGTACAGCCAGCAGGCGAGCCTGAATTTGTTGCGCCAGCCTGTTGAAGAGTGCCGCAAGATGCTGTTCAGTTTCATTTTACAGGCACTGCAGGACGGCTTACGTAATGTGCTGATTATCCACGGTAAGGGACGGGAAGACCGTTCACATGCCAATGTCATCCGCAGTTATGTCGCGCGATGGCTGACAGAGTTCGACGATGTGCAGGCCTATTGTTCGGCGTTACCGCATCATGGCGGCAGCGGTGCATGCTATGTTGCGTTGCGCAAAACAGCGCAGGCGAAGCAGGAAAACTGGGAACGTCACGCCAAGCGCAGTCGCTAG
- a CDS encoding GGDEF domain-containing protein: MIAHEFNALDLLTVPVWIVSPHKEALVFANTAARELMQENTFSQLRKGLFSAHAQNELSMYITDLRNQRDIVEILTVCCNGQENALTCRLSVKTLATEDDVIVFEGFEVQAIQGLKASRSANYQRKKQGFYARFFQTNTAPMLLIDPSREGLIVDANLAAMNFYGYSHEVICQKHTWEINELGRHVLPIMHEVARLPGGHKPLNFVHKLADGSTRHVQTYAGPIEIYGERLMLCIIHDITEQKRLEQELERAAMHDDLTGLLNRRQFYQLTEQSQTPHLALTQDYSLLLIDTDRFKSINDLYGHLKGDEVLRALSRTLEAHARKGDLVFRWGGEEFVLLLPRTPLDTAMTIAETLRASVAKISIAGLPRFTVSIGVARHEQNESIDELFKRVDDALYKAKNDGRNRVLAA; this comes from the coding sequence ATGATTGCACACGAATTCAATGCCCTGGATTTATTAACCGTTCCTGTTTGGATCGTCTCACCGCATAAAGAAGCACTGGTATTTGCTAATACCGCCGCACGGGAACTGATGCAGGAAAATACATTCAGTCAACTGCGCAAAGGGTTATTTTCAGCCCATGCACAAAATGAATTGTCCATGTATATCACTGACCTACGAAACCAGCGGGATATTGTCGAAATTCTGACGGTCTGTTGCAATGGCCAGGAAAATGCGCTGACCTGCCGACTTTCCGTCAAAACACTCGCAACTGAGGACGATGTGATTGTCTTTGAGGGGTTCGAAGTGCAGGCGATACAGGGGCTCAAGGCCAGCCGTTCTGCAAACTATCAGCGCAAGAAACAGGGCTTCTATGCCCGTTTTTTCCAGACAAACACCGCGCCCATGCTGCTGATTGATCCCTCCAGAGAGGGGCTGATTGTGGATGCAAACCTGGCTGCCATGAACTTCTACGGCTACAGCCACGAGGTAATATGCCAAAAGCATACGTGGGAAATTAATGAATTAGGCCGTCATGTGCTGCCTATTATGCATGAAGTCGCACGTTTGCCTGGAGGTCATAAGCCGCTCAATTTCGTTCACAAACTGGCTGACGGCTCCACCCGTCACGTACAAACGTATGCCGGGCCTATCGAAATATACGGCGAACGACTTATGTTATGTATCATCCACGACATCACCGAACAAAAGCGGCTGGAGCAGGAACTGGAACGCGCCGCCATGCATGACGATCTCACCGGTTTATTGAACCGAAGACAGTTTTATCAACTTACCGAGCAGAGCCAGACACCCCATTTAGCGCTGACGCAGGATTACAGTTTGCTGCTGATCGACACCGATCGCTTTAAGAGCATCAACGATCTTTATGGCCATCTGAAAGGCGATGAGGTGTTGCGTGCCCTTTCACGAACGCTTGAAGCACACGCCCGTAAAGGCGACCTGGTTTTTCGCTGGGGAGGTGAAGAGTTTGTGTTACTGCTGCCGCGCACGCCGCTGGATACGGCGATGACTATCGCTGAAACCCTGCGCGCCAGTGTCGCCAAAATCAGTATCGCTGGCTTACCGCGTTTTACGGTCAGTATTGGTGTGGCGCGGCATGAACAGAATGAAAGTATCGACGAGTTGTTTAAACGCGTGGACGATGCGTTATACAAAGCCAAAAATGACGGGCGTAACAGAGTGCTCGCCGCCTGA